The Arvicanthis niloticus isolate mArvNil1 chromosome 2, mArvNil1.pat.X, whole genome shotgun sequence genome includes a window with the following:
- the Znf106 gene encoding zinc finger protein 106 isoform X2 yields MVRERKCILCHIVYGSKKEMDEHMRSMLHHRELENLKGRDSSHECRVCRVTEVGLSAYAKHISGQLHKDNVDAQEREDDGKEEEEEDYFDKELVQLIQERKEQSRFGIEMVPLVQNEQEVLDLDEEPDLSNLEGFQWEGVSISSSSGLTRKRSLSESSVIMDRTPVFSFFTGEGTGKENEAQQSPSPSTALSTAQNQKAARDLEQEVAPLTPSVRTGERVGSIPTQRRHSAQLPSDHMMPFMHSARDLHSQERSTPLSEHHAQESTGEGNSLSSNASSGHAISSLADAATDSSCTSGAEQNDGHSIRKKRRATGDGSSPELPSLERKNKRRKIKGKKERSQVDQLLSISLREEELSKSLQCMDNKLLQARAALQTAYVEVQRLLLLKQQVTVEMSALRTHRIQILQGLQETYEPSEHPDQAPCSLIAREQRNSRSQTAVEAALLPAPFFPGFLDPPPSLPSSGTPLQITTCTLQAHGTAPDSSVQIKQEPMSPEQEGNLNAVPQGSASNVSKELLQTNRVVADSCPVYPAISAVITSESTENCQEVDQDLNFSVEQGNSRSRENSPSCQSPDLTGINKGEESAKGSSGSEACSSSFLRLSFTPETPAEKEAQSPADQPEQQAESTLASAETRGSKKKKKLRKKKTLRATHVPENSDTEQDVFTAKPVRKVKTGKAAKAGKVTTSTWGDSQTGREQETTRDEPDSESSLEVLEVPNPQVEVVAIDTSESGGEKPDSPSKKDTWITVEQNPIETSRSGCDEVSSTSELGTRYKDGVPVSVAETQTVISSIKASKNSSEISSEPGDDDEPTEGSFEGHQAAVNAIQIFGNLLYTCSADTTVRVYNLVSRKCVGVFEGHTSKVNCLLVTHTSEKNSVLYTGSSDHTIRCYNVKTRECVEQLQLEDRVLCLHNRWRILYAGLANGTVVTFSIKNNKQQEIFECHGPRAVSCLATAQEGARKLLVVGSYDCTISVRDARNGLLLRTLEGHSKTVLCMKVVNDLVFSGSSDQSVHAHNIHTGELVRIYKGHNHAVTVVNILGKVMVTACLDKFVRVYELQSHDRLQVYGGHKDMIMCMTIHKSVIYTGCYDGSIQAVRLNLMQNYRCWWHGCTLIFGVVDHLKQHLLTDHTNPNFQTLKCRWRNCDAFFTARKGSKQDVAGHIERHAEDDSKIDS; encoded by the exons GGACAGTAGTCATGAGTGCCGTGTGTGCCGGGTCACAGAAGTGGGTCTCTCTGCATATGCAAAGCACATTTCTGGCCAGTTGCACAAAGATAATGTTGATGCCCAGGAAAGAGAAGATgatggaaaggaagaggaagaggaagattatTTTGACAAGGAACTTGTTCAGTtaatacaagaaagaaaagaacaaagtcG gtttgGCATAGAAATGGTACCTTTGGTTCAAAATGAGCAGGAAGTCTTGGATTTAGATGAAGAGCCTGATCTGTCCAATCTGGAAGGATTCCAGTGGGAAGGTGTTTCCATTTCCTCATCCTCTGGCTTGACAAGAAAGCGAAGTCTTTCTGAAAGTAGCGTGATCATGGACAGGACTCCTGTGTTTAGCTTCTTTACTGGGGAAGGTACTGGCAAAGAAAATGAAGCCCAGCAGAGTCCTTCGCCTAGTACTGCATTGAGTACTGCCCAGAATCAGAAGGCAGCCAGGGATCTTGAACAGGAAGTGGCACCTCTGACTCCCTCTGTCAGAACAGGTGAAAGGGTTGGAAGCATTCCTACCCAGCGGCGACATAGTGCACAGTTACCATCTGATCATATGATGCCTTTCATGCATTCAGCCAGAGACCTGCACAGCCAGGAGAGGTCTACCCCACTGTCAGAGCACCACGCCCAGGAGAGCACTGGAGAAGGAAACTCACTGTCATCAAATGCATCTTCAGGTCATGCAATCTCTAGCTTAGCAGATGCAGCCACTGACAGCAGCTGTACCTCTGGTGCTGAGCAAAATGATGGTCACAGtattagaaagaagagaagagccaCTGGG GATGGATCTTCCCCTGAACTACCAAGTcttgagagaaaaaacaaaagaaggaaaattaaaggaaagaaag aacGTTCTCAGGTTGACCAGCTATTGAGTATTTCCTTAAGAGAGGAAGAACTGAGCAAGTCTCTGCAGTGCATGGACAACAAGCTGCTGCAGGCGCGGGCGGCACTGCAGACAGCTTATGTAGAAGTTCAGAGGCTGCTCTTGCTCAAGCAGCAG GTAACTGTGGAGATGAGTGCGCTGAGGACTCACAGAATACAGATTCTACAAGGATTGCAAG aAACATATGAACCTTCTGAGCACCCTGACCAGGCTCCCTGCAGCCTCATAGCACGAGAACAAAGGAACAGCCGATCTCAGACTGCTGTTGAGGCAGCTTTGCTGCCTGCACCCTTTTTCCCGGGGTTTCTGGATCCACCTCCTTCTCTACCATCCTCTGGAACCCCTCTCCAAATAACCACTTGTACTCTCCAAGCCCATGGCACTGCCCCTGATTCATCGGTACAGATTAAACAAGAGCCCATGTCTCCTGAACAAGAGGGGAATTTGAATGCTGTCCCACAAGGCTCTGCTTCCAATGTGTCCAAGGAATTACTGCAAACTAATA GAGTGGTCGCTGACAGCTGTCCAGTTTACCCAGCCATCTCTGCAGTGATAACATCAGAGTCAACAGAAAATTGCCAGGAGGTTGACCAAGATCTGAATTTTTCTGTGGAGCAAGGAAATTCCAGAAGCAGAGAAAACTCTCCCTCTTGCCAGTCTCCTGATCTTACTGGCATAAATAAAGGTGAAGAGTCAGCCAAAGGCAGCAGTGGATCTGAAGCCTGTAGCAGTTCTTTTCTGAGATTGTCTTTCACTCCCGAAACTCCTGCAGAAAAGGAAGCTCAGTCTCCAGCCGACCAGCCTGAGCAGCAGGCAGAATCCACACTGGCATCAGCTGAAACTAGAGgtagcaagaagaagaagaaacttcgGAAAAAGAAGACACTTAGGGCCACCCATGTTCCCGAGAACAGTGACACTGAACAGGATGTGTTCACTGCTAAGCCTGTGAGAAAGGTCAAAACTGGAAAGGCAGCTAAAGCGGGGAAAGTGACAACCTCCACGTGGGGAGACAGCCAAACTGGTCGGGAGCAAGAAACCACCAGAGATGAGCCAGACAGTGAGTCCTCCCTAGAAGTCCTGGAAGTCCCAAATCCTCAGGTAGAAGTAGTTGCCATTGATACTTCTGAATCGGGAGGAGAGAAACCAGACAGCCCATCAAAAAAAGATACCTGGATCACTGTAGAACAGAACCCAATAGAAACTTCTCGTTCTGGTTGTGATGAGGTTAGCTCTACCAGTGAGCTTGGCACCCGCTACAAGGATGGGGTTCCTGTAAG TGTGGCAGAAACTCAGACGGTGATCTCCTCCATCAAAGCATCTAAGAACTCTTCAG AAATATCTTCAGAGCCAGGAGACGATGATGAGCCTACAGAAGGAAGCTTCGAAGGACATCAGGCTGCAGTGAATGCAATTCAAATATTTGGAAACTTACTATATACTTGCTCAGCAGACACAACTGTCCGAGTTTATAATCTGGTG AGTCGGAAGTGTGTTGGTGTCTTTGAGGGACACACTTCCAAAGTGAACTGCCTTCTTGTCACTCACACCTCTGAGAAGAATTCTGTCCTTTACACGGGTTCCAGCGACCACACCATCCGCTGCTATAATGTTAAG acCCGAGAATGCGTAGAACAGTTACAGCTGGAAGACCGGGTCCTCTGTCTTCATAACAGATGGCGAATCCTCTATGCTGGACTAGCAAATGGCACTGTGGTCACATTCAGCATAAAG AACAACAAGCAACAGGAGATCTTTGAATGCCATGGCCCTCGGGCAGTCAGCTGCCTCGCCACAGCTCAGGAAGGTGCCCGAAAACTGCTGGTTGTAGGATCTTATGATTGCACCATTAGTGTTCGTGATGCACGGAACGGGCTGCTGCTCAGAACCCTGGAGGGCCACAGCAAGACTGTTCTTTGCATGAAG GTGGTGAACGACCTTGTGTTCAGTGGCTCCAGTGACCAGTCGGTGCATGCTCACAACATTCAT ACGGGCGAGCTTGTGCGCATCTATAAAGGCCACAACCATGCAGTGACTGTGGTGAATATTCTGGGGAAAGTGATGGTGACGGCTTGCCTGGACAAGTTTGTTCGTGTCTATGAATTACAG TCCCATGATCGACTGCAAGTTTATGGAGGGCACAAAGACATGATTATGTGTATGACCATTCATAAAAGTGTG ATTTACACTGGCTGTTatgatggcagcatccaggctgtgAGGCTGAATCTGATGCAGAATTACCGCTGTTGG
- the Znf106 gene encoding zinc finger protein 106 isoform X1 — MVRERKCILCHIVYGSKKEMDEHMRSMLHHRELENLKGRDSSHECRVCRVTEVGLSAYAKHISGQLHKDNVDAQEREDDGKEEEEEDYFDKELVQLIQERKEQSRQDELSSNSQEVNSDDRQSQWRREDRIPYQDRESYNQPVWHHRGPAQRDWKWEKDGFTNTRKNSFSHSLRNGGGPRGSSGWHKGSARGSSTWFHNHSNSGGGWHSNSGKVDWNYNGTGRNSSWHSEGTGGFPSWHMNNSNGNWKSNVRGTNSWNYNGPGDKFQQGRNRNSNYQMEDMNKVWNKKSNKPNKYSQERCKWQRRDRDNAGQHRSPPEGYTSDTFPSEGLPEFNFKQRESQTTKQKDTAASKINGKNGTTARDKFRRWTPYPSQKTPDLQSALKEVISNKSETLDKPLFNFSLITAGLQEPIDKTSNPPMLKSQKEVHPGSPSHKAISDDSAFCEVARTCPITEQSEPHQKSNKIPLLKSPLLPLPTPKSGPHKHNLKNRSKNNEAKSFPSRDHSHLNKSTLEGSHGSSYTSKSRGLCPRVLKGNNTVSGPQKESDEKLNSTSQKAQEVLQCPKTLQNPLLGIPKRTENHAKGSSVEESTKDSVDIEFQAHSAENSGVTSDAENLGIRREGVASLTTEAVSCSSHTVDKEQGSQILGTSENLSASPHNSTVHQKEAELQVSAATSPHTGLLLDLKTSLEDAQDNNLVKSDGPFETENFEGTSLDAEFQKTDINNQSPGTLLPELSKLGFPASLQRDLSRHISLKTKTGTHLPEPNLNSARRIRNISGHRKNETEKESGLKPTLRQILNASRRNVNWEQVIQQVTKKKQELGKGLPRFGIEMVPLVQNEQEVLDLDEEPDLSNLEGFQWEGVSISSSSGLTRKRSLSESSVIMDRTPVFSFFTGEGTGKENEAQQSPSPSTALSTAQNQKAARDLEQEVAPLTPSVRTGERVGSIPTQRRHSAQLPSDHMMPFMHSARDLHSQERSTPLSEHHAQESTGEGNSLSSNASSGHAISSLADAATDSSCTSGAEQNDGHSIRKKRRATGDGSSPELPSLERKNKRRKIKGKKERSQVDQLLSISLREEELSKSLQCMDNKLLQARAALQTAYVEVQRLLLLKQQVTVEMSALRTHRIQILQGLQETYEPSEHPDQAPCSLIAREQRNSRSQTAVEAALLPAPFFPGFLDPPPSLPSSGTPLQITTCTLQAHGTAPDSSVQIKQEPMSPEQEGNLNAVPQGSASNVSKELLQTNRVVADSCPVYPAISAVITSESTENCQEVDQDLNFSVEQGNSRSRENSPSCQSPDLTGINKGEESAKGSSGSEACSSSFLRLSFTPETPAEKEAQSPADQPEQQAESTLASAETRGSKKKKKLRKKKTLRATHVPENSDTEQDVFTAKPVRKVKTGKAAKAGKVTTSTWGDSQTGREQETTRDEPDSESSLEVLEVPNPQVEVVAIDTSESGGEKPDSPSKKDTWITVEQNPIETSRSGCDEVSSTSELGTRYKDGVPVSVAETQTVISSIKASKNSSEISSEPGDDDEPTEGSFEGHQAAVNAIQIFGNLLYTCSADTTVRVYNLVSRKCVGVFEGHTSKVNCLLVTHTSEKNSVLYTGSSDHTIRCYNVKTRECVEQLQLEDRVLCLHNRWRILYAGLANGTVVTFSIKNNKQQEIFECHGPRAVSCLATAQEGARKLLVVGSYDCTISVRDARNGLLLRTLEGHSKTVLCMKVVNDLVFSGSSDQSVHAHNIHTGELVRIYKGHNHAVTVVNILGKVMVTACLDKFVRVYELQSHDRLQVYGGHKDMIMCMTIHKSVIYTGCYDGSIQAVRLNLMQNYRCWWHGCTLIFGVVDHLKQHLLTDHTNPNFQTLKCRWRNCDAFFTARKGSKQDVAGHIERHAEDDSKIDS, encoded by the exons GGACAGTAGTCATGAGTGCCGTGTGTGCCGGGTCACAGAAGTGGGTCTCTCTGCATATGCAAAGCACATTTCTGGCCAGTTGCACAAAGATAATGTTGATGCCCAGGAAAGAGAAGATgatggaaaggaagaggaagaggaagattatTTTGACAAGGAACTTGTTCAGTtaatacaagaaagaaaagaacaaagtcG aCAAGATGAACTTTCCAGTAACAGCCAAGAAGTAAACTCAGATGACAGGCAATCCCAGTGGAGACGAGAAGACCGAATCCCTTACCAAGACAGAGAGAGCTATAATCAACCAGTATGGCATCATCGTGGGCCTGCACAAAGGGACTGGAAATGGGAAAAGGATGGCTTCACTAATACTAGAAAAAATAGCTTTTCACATTCTCTGAGGAACGGTGGTGGACCAAGAGGAAGTTCTGGCTGGCATAAAGGTTCTGCAAGAGGCTCTTCAACTTGGTTCCATAATCATAGTAATTCTGGAGGAGGCTGGCATTCAAACAGTGGGAAGGTAGATTGGAATTATAACGGTACAGGAAGGAATTCCAGTTGGCATTCTGAAGGAACAGGTGGCTTTCCCAGCTGGCACATGAATAACAGTAACGGAAACTGGAAATCCAATGTCCGTGGTACAAATAGCTGGAATTACAATGGCCCTGGAGACAAATTTCAACAAGGCAGAAACAGAAATTCTAACTATCAAATGGAAGACATGAACAAGGTGTGGAACAAGAAATCTAATAAACCAAACAAGTATAGTCAGGAGAGATGCAAGTGGCAGCGTCGAGACAGGGACAACGCTGGCCAGCACAGGAGTCCTCCTGAGGGATACACAAGTGATACATTTCCTTCAGAAGGCTTACCCGAGTTCAATTTTAAGCAGCGAGAAAGTCAAACCACTAAACAGAAAGACACGGCAGCCtcaaaaattaatggaaaaaatggCACCACAGCAAGGGACAAGTTCCGTCGCTGGACACCTTACCCTTCCCAGAAGACTCCAGATTTACAGTCAGCCCTGAAAGAAGTCATTAGCAACAAGTCAGAAACATTAGACAAGCCTCTCTTTAATTTTAGCTTAATAACTGCAGGACTGCAAGAACCAATTGATAAAACGAGTAATCCTCCAATGCTAAAATCACAAAAGGAAGTACATCCTGGATCTCCAAGTCACAAGGCCATTTCTGATGACAGTGCTTTCTGTGAGGTGGCAAGAACTTGCCCCATTACTGAGCAGTCTGAACCACATCAGAAGTCAAATAAGATTCCATTACTGAAATCCCCACTCCTTCCACTTCCAACCCCTAAATCAGGTCctcataaacataatttaaagaaCCGCTCAAAAAATAATGAGGCAAAATCTTTTCCTTCTAGGGATCACTCACATCTGAACAAGTCTACTTTAGAAGGTAGCCATGGTTCTTCCTACACATCCAAATCACGTGGTTTGTGTCCTCGTGTTTTAAAGGGGAATAACACTGTATCAGGCCCTCAAAAAGAATCTGATGAGAAGTTAAATAGTACATCACAGAAAGCCCAAGAGGTGCTGCAGTGTCCTAAAACACTGCAAAATCCACTCCTTGGCATACCCAAAAGGACAGAGAACCATGCAAAAGGAAGTAGTGTAGAAGAGTCTACAAAGGACTCTGTGGACATTGAGTTTCAGGCACACTCAGCTGAAAACAGTGGCGTGACATCTGATGCAGAAAACCTTGGCATAAGAAGAGAGGGTGTGGCTTCACTGACCACAGAGGCTGTGTCCTGCAGCTCTCACACTGTGGATAAGGAACAAGGGAGCCAGATCCTAGGAACATCTGAGAACCTTTCTGCCTCCCCACATAATTCCACAGTTCACCAGAAAGAGGCTGAGTTACAAGTGTCAGCAGCAACCAGTCCACACACTGGCTTACTGCTAGACTTGAAGACCTCTCTAGAAGATGCACAGGATAACAACCTTGTTAAATCTGATGGACCTTTTGAAACTGAAAACTTTGAGGGCACTAGCTTGGATGCAGAATTTCAAAAAACTGATATCAATAATCAGTCCCCAGGTACACTCCTACCCGAACTAAGTAAACTTGGTTTTCCTGCCTCGCTCCAGAGAGATCTAAGCCGGCACATTAGTTTGAAGACCAAGACAGGAACACATCTCCCAGAGCCAAACCTCAATAGTGCTCGGCGAATTCGCAATATTAGTGGCCATAGAAAGAATGAAACAGAGAAGGAGTCTGGGCTTAAGCCAACCCTACGACAGATTCTAAATGCATCAAGGAGAAATGTCAACTGGGAACAGGTCATTCAACAAgtaaccaagaaaaagcaagagctGGGCAAAGGCTTACCCAG gtttgGCATAGAAATGGTACCTTTGGTTCAAAATGAGCAGGAAGTCTTGGATTTAGATGAAGAGCCTGATCTGTCCAATCTGGAAGGATTCCAGTGGGAAGGTGTTTCCATTTCCTCATCCTCTGGCTTGACAAGAAAGCGAAGTCTTTCTGAAAGTAGCGTGATCATGGACAGGACTCCTGTGTTTAGCTTCTTTACTGGGGAAGGTACTGGCAAAGAAAATGAAGCCCAGCAGAGTCCTTCGCCTAGTACTGCATTGAGTACTGCCCAGAATCAGAAGGCAGCCAGGGATCTTGAACAGGAAGTGGCACCTCTGACTCCCTCTGTCAGAACAGGTGAAAGGGTTGGAAGCATTCCTACCCAGCGGCGACATAGTGCACAGTTACCATCTGATCATATGATGCCTTTCATGCATTCAGCCAGAGACCTGCACAGCCAGGAGAGGTCTACCCCACTGTCAGAGCACCACGCCCAGGAGAGCACTGGAGAAGGAAACTCACTGTCATCAAATGCATCTTCAGGTCATGCAATCTCTAGCTTAGCAGATGCAGCCACTGACAGCAGCTGTACCTCTGGTGCTGAGCAAAATGATGGTCACAGtattagaaagaagagaagagccaCTGGG GATGGATCTTCCCCTGAACTACCAAGTcttgagagaaaaaacaaaagaaggaaaattaaaggaaagaaag aacGTTCTCAGGTTGACCAGCTATTGAGTATTTCCTTAAGAGAGGAAGAACTGAGCAAGTCTCTGCAGTGCATGGACAACAAGCTGCTGCAGGCGCGGGCGGCACTGCAGACAGCTTATGTAGAAGTTCAGAGGCTGCTCTTGCTCAAGCAGCAG GTAACTGTGGAGATGAGTGCGCTGAGGACTCACAGAATACAGATTCTACAAGGATTGCAAG aAACATATGAACCTTCTGAGCACCCTGACCAGGCTCCCTGCAGCCTCATAGCACGAGAACAAAGGAACAGCCGATCTCAGACTGCTGTTGAGGCAGCTTTGCTGCCTGCACCCTTTTTCCCGGGGTTTCTGGATCCACCTCCTTCTCTACCATCCTCTGGAACCCCTCTCCAAATAACCACTTGTACTCTCCAAGCCCATGGCACTGCCCCTGATTCATCGGTACAGATTAAACAAGAGCCCATGTCTCCTGAACAAGAGGGGAATTTGAATGCTGTCCCACAAGGCTCTGCTTCCAATGTGTCCAAGGAATTACTGCAAACTAATA GAGTGGTCGCTGACAGCTGTCCAGTTTACCCAGCCATCTCTGCAGTGATAACATCAGAGTCAACAGAAAATTGCCAGGAGGTTGACCAAGATCTGAATTTTTCTGTGGAGCAAGGAAATTCCAGAAGCAGAGAAAACTCTCCCTCTTGCCAGTCTCCTGATCTTACTGGCATAAATAAAGGTGAAGAGTCAGCCAAAGGCAGCAGTGGATCTGAAGCCTGTAGCAGTTCTTTTCTGAGATTGTCTTTCACTCCCGAAACTCCTGCAGAAAAGGAAGCTCAGTCTCCAGCCGACCAGCCTGAGCAGCAGGCAGAATCCACACTGGCATCAGCTGAAACTAGAGgtagcaagaagaagaagaaacttcgGAAAAAGAAGACACTTAGGGCCACCCATGTTCCCGAGAACAGTGACACTGAACAGGATGTGTTCACTGCTAAGCCTGTGAGAAAGGTCAAAACTGGAAAGGCAGCTAAAGCGGGGAAAGTGACAACCTCCACGTGGGGAGACAGCCAAACTGGTCGGGAGCAAGAAACCACCAGAGATGAGCCAGACAGTGAGTCCTCCCTAGAAGTCCTGGAAGTCCCAAATCCTCAGGTAGAAGTAGTTGCCATTGATACTTCTGAATCGGGAGGAGAGAAACCAGACAGCCCATCAAAAAAAGATACCTGGATCACTGTAGAACAGAACCCAATAGAAACTTCTCGTTCTGGTTGTGATGAGGTTAGCTCTACCAGTGAGCTTGGCACCCGCTACAAGGATGGGGTTCCTGTAAG TGTGGCAGAAACTCAGACGGTGATCTCCTCCATCAAAGCATCTAAGAACTCTTCAG AAATATCTTCAGAGCCAGGAGACGATGATGAGCCTACAGAAGGAAGCTTCGAAGGACATCAGGCTGCAGTGAATGCAATTCAAATATTTGGAAACTTACTATATACTTGCTCAGCAGACACAACTGTCCGAGTTTATAATCTGGTG AGTCGGAAGTGTGTTGGTGTCTTTGAGGGACACACTTCCAAAGTGAACTGCCTTCTTGTCACTCACACCTCTGAGAAGAATTCTGTCCTTTACACGGGTTCCAGCGACCACACCATCCGCTGCTATAATGTTAAG acCCGAGAATGCGTAGAACAGTTACAGCTGGAAGACCGGGTCCTCTGTCTTCATAACAGATGGCGAATCCTCTATGCTGGACTAGCAAATGGCACTGTGGTCACATTCAGCATAAAG AACAACAAGCAACAGGAGATCTTTGAATGCCATGGCCCTCGGGCAGTCAGCTGCCTCGCCACAGCTCAGGAAGGTGCCCGAAAACTGCTGGTTGTAGGATCTTATGATTGCACCATTAGTGTTCGTGATGCACGGAACGGGCTGCTGCTCAGAACCCTGGAGGGCCACAGCAAGACTGTTCTTTGCATGAAG GTGGTGAACGACCTTGTGTTCAGTGGCTCCAGTGACCAGTCGGTGCATGCTCACAACATTCAT ACGGGCGAGCTTGTGCGCATCTATAAAGGCCACAACCATGCAGTGACTGTGGTGAATATTCTGGGGAAAGTGATGGTGACGGCTTGCCTGGACAAGTTTGTTCGTGTCTATGAATTACAG TCCCATGATCGACTGCAAGTTTATGGAGGGCACAAAGACATGATTATGTGTATGACCATTCATAAAAGTGTG ATTTACACTGGCTGTTatgatggcagcatccaggctgtgAGGCTGAATCTGATGCAGAATTACCGCTGTTGG